A segment of the Candidatus Dependentiae bacterium genome:
TTCATGTAACACTGGGTGAATATCTTTTTTCATACTGCCTATTCCTAGTTAAATAATATACCTATATCCGCATTCAGTATCACTTAAAAATGATTTTTTGTAAAGAAGTTACAATGCAGAAAGACGAGATACCTCCTGAGCAACCGCACTTTTTACCAGCTGCAAGATACTTTCAATTTTACGGCGATTTCCCTTAAAGATAATACCATCATCCGGATCAAGTATAATTTTTACTCCATATCCTTCTAAATCAACAATTTTACTGCCTTCACTCAAGCTAATAATTGTATTAAATTTTTGCGTTGCTTCAACCATTCCAACAATAATAGAGAACATTTGAGAGGTACCAACCACATTAAACAAGCCAACATTAAGAGTAAATTCATCTGCTGGCTGCTGAGATACCGGCATAATATCAAGCTGATGAAACCCAAAAGCCAGCATAATTGGTGCAGCAATTGTTGTTAAAACGATTACCACAATTGACATAACATATTGGTCTGGAGAAATAATATGCGCACCATTCAAAATAGTTGCGATCACAAGACCCACTTCACCCCGAGCAACCATGGAAGAACCAAATAAATATGACTCAAGAGCTGACCATTGCATATTTTTCTTCTTGCTAAAAATATTCTGCGCATATGTAGCAACAAAACAACCAACGAGCTTAGCAAGAATCGCAACAACCAATAAAAGAATAACAATACCCCACTGCTTCAAAGACAACTGCTGCAAATTAACATGTAGACCAATTGAGCCTAAAAAAAGCGGAAGTAAAACAGCATTAACAAAAGGAGAAATTGATTTTTCTGCCTGATGTCTATGATCACCCAAGCGATGAAACAAGCCTGCAAAATAAGCCCCGGTAATACCAGCAAGACCACCTATTAACTCTGCACCGGCAAAATAAATCAACATAATACCGTTTGCAAAAGATGCTATCATATATGTAGAATGGCGCTTTTTAAGCCAACTAATTATTGGTGGAATAAGGTAAAATCCCACAGAAAAAAGCAAAATAAAAGAAGTAAGCATATATAAAAGCGCTTCTGGTACTGTTTTACAACCATGAGATACGGCGTGAAGTGCAACCGAACAAGCACCACCAAATGTGCCGGATTGAATCAAAATTAAAAAAATCGATAATAAAACAACTGCGGTAATATCATCTATAACCGCGGCGCCAAGTGTTGCTTTAGAGCTTTTTAAGTGCATTTTTTTATACGCAAAAAGCATAGCAACAGGAATAGATACACTTGTTGCTGAGAAAATAAGTCCTAATCCCATTGACTGTACAAGTGTATACCATGAAGGAAATAGCAGAGCAAGCGTCCCAACAGTCCCAGCAATAGGCAATATCGTACCAAGTAT
Coding sequences within it:
- a CDS encoding cation:proton antiporter — protein: MQNGFIYLAVGLSWVTSIAARSKPIAIPAGILPNSGFDTIFVAKCALFISFILLWTVGIGRAFKWLFRLPVTAGQIVAGILLGPSLLNINGFYFFTSPIYLFDNATGNVFSLVSSDLFIFFIVVLSSVLTVSYLLWLAGHETDVKDIIKVGTTAVGAGILGTILPIAGTVGTLALLFPSWYTLVQSMGLGLIFSATSVSIPVAMLFAYKKMHLKSSKATLGAAVIDDITAVVLLSIFLILIQSGTFGGACSVALHAVSHGCKTVPEALLYMLTSFILLFSVGFYLIPPIISWLKKRHSTYMIASFANGIMLIYFAGAELIGGLAGITGAYFAGLFHRLGDHRHQAEKSISPFVNAVLLPLFLGSIGLHVNLQQLSLKQWGIVILLLVVAILAKLVGCFVATYAQNIFSKKKNMQWSALESYLFGSSMVARGEVGLVIATILNGAHIISPDQYVMSIVVIVLTTIAAPIMLAFGFHQLDIMPVSQQPADEFTLNVGLFNVVGTSQMFSIIVGMVEATQKFNTIISLSEGSKIVDLEGYGVKIILDPDDGIIFKGNRRKIESILQLVKSAVAQEVSRLSAL